A single Leptospira barantonii DNA region contains:
- the cyoE gene encoding heme o synthase — protein MTSSTFFSDWNQMIKPRVTSLVLATIIPGLYLAGEQSPSGFLIAVTLFGTFLMSSASFIFNQVIEKDRDAKMKRTSNRPIPAGRIGIVEATLVGFAMTGLSFYLLTVYVNLLTALCAFAALISYVFLYTILLKPRTTQNIVIGGVAGCVGPLIGYAAIGNSLPIQAWILFTMIFLWTPAHFWALAIFLKEDYSDADFPMLPVVKGIEQTAKSIFFYTILYSISCISFYFLEPSMGPLYLITTVSVCIWMGILSYRLIQNPERQSARKFFFFSILHLFAVNIMIVIDHLL, from the coding sequence ATGACAAGTTCCACTTTCTTTTCCGATTGGAATCAGATGATTAAACCGAGAGTAACCTCTCTCGTATTGGCGACGATCATTCCGGGTTTGTATCTCGCGGGGGAACAATCCCCTTCCGGGTTTTTGATCGCAGTAACTCTTTTCGGAACGTTTTTGATGTCTTCCGCTTCCTTCATCTTCAATCAGGTGATTGAAAAAGACCGGGACGCGAAAATGAAACGGACTTCCAATCGTCCGATTCCCGCGGGAAGAATCGGAATCGTCGAAGCCACGTTAGTCGGCTTTGCAATGACCGGCTTGTCTTTTTATCTTCTTACGGTTTATGTAAATCTTTTGACCGCGTTGTGTGCGTTCGCGGCCTTGATTTCCTACGTTTTTCTTTATACGATTCTTTTGAAGCCGAGAACCACTCAGAATATCGTGATCGGTGGAGTTGCGGGTTGTGTGGGGCCTTTGATCGGTTACGCGGCGATCGGAAATTCTTTACCGATCCAAGCCTGGATTTTGTTCACAATGATTTTCTTATGGACCCCGGCGCATTTCTGGGCTCTTGCGATTTTCCTCAAAGAGGATTACTCGGATGCCGACTTCCCGATGCTTCCCGTCGTAAAAGGAATCGAACAAACCGCTAAATCAATCTTCTTTTACACGATTCTATATTCAATTTCCTGCATTAGTTTTTATTTCTTGGAACCTTCGATGGGACCGTTGTATTTGATTACGACAGTATCGGTTTGTATTTGGATGGGAATTCTTTCCTATCGTTTAATTCAAAACCCGGAACGTCAATCCGCGAGAAAGTTTTTCTTCTTTTCCATTCTT
- a CDS encoding COX15/CtaA family protein, producing the protein MNSNLDLSSKFRLFYKISLFLSILIFLNLLYGPLVRATGSGLACPDWPFCFGKIFPTFDFQIFMEVSHRYYSGFIGLILLGLTIWTFVDKTLRKEFVIYLVLADLLLASQINLGRLTVTLKLDPTSVNLHLLNAIAFFLVILTVSIDSREKAVHQREIFVKSETIFRKDNIFYFLLLIGIVTQIVLGGRVSSHYAGLACPDFPTCWGQWLPDHPLEIVKIQVIHRFGAYSVAVLLAIALGFSIWKNFPTNAKRFLQISMYLLVAQIILGILNVFFGLPKLVTALHTGFAVLLLTTSYLSLISRAVTLTSENERRPER; encoded by the coding sequence ATGAACTCTAACTTGGACCTTTCATCTAAATTTCGCCTGTTTTATAAAATCTCCCTATTCTTGAGCATTCTCATCTTTTTGAATTTGCTCTACGGACCTTTAGTGAGAGCGACCGGCTCCGGGCTTGCTTGTCCCGATTGGCCTTTTTGTTTCGGTAAAATATTTCCAACTTTCGACTTTCAGATTTTTATGGAAGTCTCTCACCGCTATTATTCCGGTTTTATAGGATTGATTCTTTTAGGGCTTACCATTTGGACCTTTGTGGATAAAACCCTTAGGAAAGAATTCGTTATCTACTTGGTGCTCGCGGATCTTCTTTTGGCTTCGCAAATCAACTTGGGAAGATTGACGGTGACCTTAAAACTCGATCCGACTTCCGTGAATCTTCATTTGCTGAACGCAATCGCATTCTTTTTGGTGATCCTCACCGTGTCGATCGACTCAAGAGAGAAAGCGGTTCATCAAAGGGAAATTTTTGTTAAGAGCGAAACCATATTCAGAAAAGATAATATTTTTTATTTTCTTCTTTTGATCGGAATTGTGACCCAGATTGTTCTCGGAGGACGCGTTAGTTCTCATTACGCGGGTCTTGCTTGTCCCGATTTTCCGACCTGCTGGGGACAATGGCTTCCGGATCATCCATTAGAAATCGTTAAAATTCAGGTCATCCATAGATTTGGAGCTTATTCGGTCGCGGTCCTTCTTGCGATCGCACTCGGCTTTTCGATTTGGAAGAATTTCCCGACCAACGCGAAACGATTTCTTCAGATTTCCATGTATCTTTTGGTCGCGCAGATCATTTTAGGAATTCTGAATGTGTTTTTCGGACTTCCGAAATTGGTGACCGCTCTTCACACCGGATTTGCGGTTCTTCTTCTTACGACTTCTTATCTTTCCCTAATTTCCAGAGCCGTAACATTGACTTCGGAAAACGAACGGAGGCCTGAAAGATAA
- a CDS encoding SCO family protein, whose translation MIFKNSLILGIVLCFFATSLYSYDPAARFDKNEKPKELEGVGVKEKLGNQLDLSLSFRDETGKPVLLSSFFKKDKPVLLSLVYYKCPTLCNFHLNGITDTLKKLNWEVGNEFEYVAVSFDPKETADLAQAKKNSYIKDYARGNGKGWHFLTGDQKEITALSESVGFSYRWNPENEQWIHSSVAYVITPSGKISRYLHGITFDERTLKLSLLEASDGKIGDFTDQFALFCFQFDPGKNTYTLYAYNMMKLGGFFTLLILAAFLIPFWIRHNRNSELIRKE comes from the coding sequence TTGATTTTCAAAAATTCCCTAATTTTAGGAATCGTTCTTTGCTTTTTCGCGACTTCTCTTTATTCGTACGATCCCGCGGCTCGGTTTGATAAGAATGAAAAACCGAAAGAGCTCGAAGGAGTCGGAGTTAAAGAGAAGTTGGGAAATCAACTTGATCTTTCTCTTTCTTTCCGCGATGAAACGGGAAAGCCCGTTCTTCTAAGTTCCTTTTTTAAAAAAGACAAACCGGTTCTACTTTCTCTTGTTTATTACAAGTGTCCTACTTTATGTAACTTTCATCTCAACGGAATTACAGATACTCTCAAAAAATTAAATTGGGAAGTGGGAAACGAATTTGAATACGTTGCAGTTTCCTTTGATCCGAAAGAAACCGCGGATCTTGCACAAGCAAAGAAGAATTCCTACATCAAAGATTACGCTCGCGGCAACGGAAAAGGTTGGCACTTTCTCACCGGAGATCAAAAAGAAATCACCGCTCTTTCCGAGTCGGTCGGATTTTCTTATCGATGGAATCCTGAGAACGAGCAATGGATTCATTCTTCCGTTGCTTATGTCATCACACCTTCGGGAAAGATTTCCCGTTATCTTCACGGCATCACGTTCGATGAAAGAACGTTGAAACTTTCTCTTTTGGAAGCTTCCGACGGTAAAATAGGGGATTTCACCGATCAATTTGCCCTTTTTTGCTTTCAATTTGACCCAGGCAAAAATACATATACTTTGTACGCTTATAATATGATGAAGTTGGGTGGTTTCTTCACTCTTCTCATTCTGGCGGCGTTCTTGATCCCATTCTGGATCAGGCATAACAGAAATTCCGAACTCATTAGGAAGGAGTAA
- the coxB gene encoding cytochrome c oxidase subunit II has protein sequence MTWLNLITATSFMPVQASEVAKNVDNLYVFLLVSSLISFVILIGGMTWFIFKYRRKTDNDKTAYITHNTLAEFLWSFIPLVIMIVIFWWGWVIFADLRKVHDKGDIEIHVTARQWQWTFKYPNGVTVVSPNATEKLDTLFQPNGIYVPVGKTVRLVMTSQDVLHSFYVPAFRNKMDAIPGRYTTLTFTPSEKGDFVVYCTEFCGTSHSNMLSAIRVVDSETFDKWYAAAGSVDLSKVPPAELGKKLYAEKACAGCHSIDGSRLVGPSYKGLFGSAREFEAGAGVNADENYIRKSILQPTAQVVKGYPPAMPSYQGQLSDDEINALIEYIKTLK, from the coding sequence ATGACCTGGTTGAACCTCATTACGGCAACAAGTTTCATGCCGGTTCAGGCTTCCGAAGTAGCTAAGAATGTAGATAATCTCTATGTCTTTCTACTCGTATCCAGTCTGATCTCCTTTGTCATTCTCATCGGGGGAATGACTTGGTTTATTTTTAAATACAGGAGAAAGACCGACAACGATAAGACTGCCTATATCACTCACAATACTCTGGCAGAATTTCTTTGGTCCTTTATCCCCTTAGTAATCATGATCGTGATTTTCTGGTGGGGCTGGGTAATTTTCGCAGACCTTAGAAAAGTTCACGATAAAGGCGATATCGAAATTCACGTTACTGCAAGACAGTGGCAGTGGACTTTCAAATATCCGAACGGTGTTACCGTTGTTTCTCCTAACGCGACTGAAAAGTTGGATACTCTTTTTCAGCCGAACGGTATTTACGTTCCCGTTGGAAAAACGGTTCGTCTTGTTATGACTTCTCAGGATGTTCTTCACTCCTTTTATGTTCCTGCCTTCCGGAATAAGATGGATGCGATCCCTGGACGTTATACTACTTTGACCTTCACTCCTTCGGAAAAGGGAGATTTCGTAGTTTATTGTACGGAATTTTGCGGAACTTCTCACTCCAACATGCTTTCCGCAATTCGTGTTGTGGATTCCGAAACTTTTGATAAATGGTATGCGGCCGCCGGTAGCGTGGATCTTTCTAAAGTTCCTCCTGCTGAACTCGGTAAAAAACTCTACGCTGAAAAAGCTTGTGCGGGTTGTCACTCGATCGACGGTTCTCGTCTGGTCGGTCCTTCCTACAAAGGTCTTTTCGGAAGCGCGAGAGAATTTGAAGCCGGTGCGGGTGTAAACGCGGACGAGAATTACATTCGTAAATCCATTCTGCAACCAACCGCTCAAGTCGTAAAAGGTTATCCGCCTGCGATGCCTTCTTATCAGGGACAGCTTTCCGATGACGAAATCAACGCTCTGATCGAGTATATTAAAACCCTTAAATAG
- the ctaD gene encoding cytochrome c oxidase subunit I: MSTATASHTDNYLNHEKGIWSWLTTIDHKRIGIMYFFAIMSFFLLGGIFALLVRIELFTPGQTLGFVTPDIYNRMMTYHGAIMVFMVIVPGIPAIFGNFILPIQLGAKDVAFPRLNLASWYIFMSGAAIAAFSLFTQKVDTGWTFYTPYSISNSVSNGVIMLVMGAFVMGFSSILTGLNFIVTTHKLRAPGMTMNRIPLMVWALYATSIIQVLATPVLAITLLLLVAERTLGVGIFDPTLGGDPVLFQHFFWFYSHPAVYIMILPAMGVISELVSTFSRKIIFGYTAIAYSSLAIAAVSFLVWGHHMFVSGQSEFAGVLFSFITMLVGVPTAIKLFNWISTMYKGSVRLDAPMLFAIGFMFLFTIGGLTGVFLASTGMDVHFHDTYFVVAHFHYVMVGGTLMAVMGAIIYWFPKVTGKMTSDLLGRISWVFIFTGFNVTFFPQFILGNMGMPRRYYDYLPEFTSLNQISTVGSWLIGIGFLVGLTAVIHGLIAGKEAGANPWGGKTLEWTIPSPPTHENFEKTPTVTGGPYEYR, encoded by the coding sequence ATGTCTACAGCAACTGCAAGTCATACTGACAACTACCTCAACCACGAAAAGGGAATCTGGTCCTGGCTCACTACGATCGATCACAAGCGGATCGGGATCATGTATTTCTTTGCGATTATGTCGTTCTTCCTTTTGGGAGGAATTTTCGCTCTTCTGGTTCGTATCGAACTTTTTACTCCGGGACAAACTCTCGGTTTCGTAACTCCGGACATTTACAATAGAATGATGACTTATCACGGCGCCATTATGGTGTTCATGGTAATCGTTCCCGGAATTCCTGCGATCTTCGGAAACTTCATTCTCCCGATTCAATTGGGAGCAAAGGACGTTGCGTTTCCAAGATTGAACCTCGCAAGCTGGTATATCTTTATGAGCGGCGCGGCGATCGCGGCATTCTCCCTTTTTACTCAAAAAGTGGATACCGGTTGGACGTTCTACACACCTTATTCGATCTCAAACTCCGTTTCCAACGGGGTGATCATGTTGGTAATGGGTGCGTTCGTAATGGGATTTTCTTCCATTCTTACCGGGTTGAACTTCATCGTAACCACTCATAAACTGAGAGCACCTGGAATGACAATGAACCGTATTCCTTTGATGGTTTGGGCGCTTTATGCAACTTCCATCATTCAGGTTCTTGCAACTCCGGTTCTTGCGATCACTCTTCTTCTGCTTGTTGCGGAAAGAACTTTGGGCGTCGGGATTTTTGATCCGACTCTCGGTGGGGATCCGGTTCTCTTTCAACACTTCTTCTGGTTCTATTCTCACCCTGCAGTTTACATCATGATTCTTCCTGCGATGGGTGTGATTTCCGAACTCGTGTCCACTTTCTCCAGAAAGATCATTTTCGGTTACACTGCGATTGCGTATTCTTCTCTTGCGATTGCGGCGGTTTCCTTCTTGGTTTGGGGACACCACATGTTCGTATCCGGTCAGTCCGAGTTTGCTGGGGTTCTATTCTCCTTCATCACGATGCTCGTGGGAGTTCCTACGGCGATCAAACTCTTCAACTGGATTTCAACGATGTATAAAGGATCCGTTCGTTTGGACGCTCCTATGTTGTTCGCAATCGGATTTATGTTTCTCTTTACCATCGGCGGTTTGACCGGCGTGTTCCTCGCATCCACAGGGATGGACGTTCACTTCCACGATACGTATTTCGTAGTGGCTCACTTCCACTACGTGATGGTGGGTGGAACGCTGATGGCCGTGATGGGAGCGATTATCTACTGGTTTCCTAAAGTTACCGGTAAAATGACTTCCGATCTTTTAGGAAGAATTTCCTGGGTCTTTATCTTCACCGGATTTAACGTAACTTTCTTCCCACAGTTCATTCTTGGAAACATGGGAATGCCGAGAAGATACTACGACTACTTACCTGAATTCACAAGCCTCAACCAGATTTCCACTGTGGGATCTTGGCTGATCGGAATCGGATTCTTAGTAGGTCTTACAGCCGTGATTCACGGATTGATCGCAGGAAAAGAAGCTGGAGCAAACCCCTGGGGTGGAAAAACCCTCGAGTGGACCATTCCTTCTCCACCTACACATGAAAACTTTGAAAAAACTCCGACAGTAACGGGAGGGCCTTATGAGTACCGCTAA
- a CDS encoding cytochrome c oxidase subunit 3 family protein, which yields MSTAKHAEFHHAHHFDSAEHQYDASKQGIWLFLVTEILMFGALFVGYTIYHSLYPEVFHAGSHHLSVPMGAFNTVVLLFSSFTMALGIHYVQVDKKKEAIIALAVTVLCALTFMVVKYFEYSAKIHHGLLPGKFFTNTEMGDIKNAAMFFGFYFVMTGIHGSHVLIGAGLIVWVMIKVIKGEVNSSYYTPVEGVGLFWHVVDLIWIYLFPLLYLVS from the coding sequence ATGAGTACCGCTAAGCACGCGGAATTTCACCATGCTCATCACTTTGATAGTGCTGAGCATCAGTATGACGCTTCTAAACAAGGAATTTGGTTATTCCTTGTTACGGAAATTCTAATGTTTGGCGCCCTCTTCGTAGGTTACACCATTTATCATTCTTTGTATCCTGAAGTGTTCCACGCAGGAAGTCATCACTTGTCCGTTCCGATGGGAGCGTTCAACACTGTGGTTCTTCTCTTCAGCTCGTTTACGATGGCGTTGGGAATTCACTACGTTCAAGTAGATAAGAAAAAAGAAGCGATCATCGCACTTGCGGTAACCGTTCTTTGCGCTCTTACGTTTATGGTTGTGAAGTATTTTGAATATTCCGCGAAGATCCACCACGGACTTCTTCCTGGAAAATTCTTTACAAACACCGAGATGGGCGACATCAAAAACGCGGCTATGTTTTTCGGTTTTTACTTCGTAATGACCGGGATTCACGGATCTCACGTTTTGATCGGAGCCGGACTGATCGTATGGGTCATGATCAAAGTGATTAAAGGAGAAGTGAATTCTTCCTATTACACTCCGGTTGAAGGTGTTGGTCTTTTCTGGCACGTAGTCGACTTGATCTGGATCTACCTCTTTCCGCTTCTTTACTTAGTAAGCTAA
- a CDS encoding CarD family transcriptional regulator, with protein sequence MAAKKKNSEIEHKVGDYVVYPIHGVGEILEISKKNILGKKKDCYVLEIQGSKMKVMIPVDKAEQVRIRPIIDKKEIKKVIALLKKDEVDTEEDWKIRYQNNLNKIKSGSIYEVGEVCRNLFRRANGKELSIMERKLYESAYNLVKMEVALSKGVTQEEAGNLVSDVLASTLSPSERKAEEEE encoded by the coding sequence TTGGCTGCCAAAAAGAAAAATTCCGAGATCGAACACAAGGTAGGCGACTACGTAGTCTATCCCATCCATGGAGTTGGAGAAATTCTCGAAATCTCCAAAAAGAATATCCTTGGTAAAAAGAAGGATTGCTACGTTCTCGAAATCCAGGGTAGTAAGATGAAGGTTATGATACCTGTTGACAAAGCAGAACAGGTTCGAATTCGCCCTATCATCGATAAAAAAGAGATCAAGAAAGTCATCGCACTCCTAAAAAAAGACGAAGTCGACACGGAAGAAGACTGGAAGATCCGCTACCAAAATAACCTCAACAAGATCAAGTCCGGATCGATTTATGAGGTCGGAGAAGTCTGCAGAAACCTATTTCGTAGAGCAAATGGAAAAGAACTCTCTATTATGGAGAGAAAGCTTTACGAAAGCGCCTATAATCTTGTGAAAATGGAAGTTGCATTGAGCAAAGGTGTTACGCAAGAAGAAGCGGGGAATCTCGTTTCCGATGTATTGGCGAGCACCCTCTCTCCTAGTGAAAGAAAGGCAGAAGAAGAAGAGTAA
- a CDS encoding PIN/TRAM domain-containing protein, producing MIHLYKVLTSLFLSGITFAVTHKQAGDLYLAGPIAGVVLVVSLILLYGESNLFPKLKADVLFCAGLGTLLGLAIAWFIGEVVHFEELNVALYFLFALFGILAGVSFAKEPGLGIFGGGGGSGNGFGVGIEKEEVRDKILDTSVVIDGRILDIADTHFLDGPLILPNFVLREIQLISDSSDPIKRARGRRGLEMLNKLQRKGSIEVKITYKDYSDTREVDAKLIKLARDTGGKIVTNDFNLNKVAELQGVKVLNLNTLANALKPVVLPGEELGIQVIKEGKDENQGIGYLEDGTMVVIENGGHLVGKEVKVTVTSIIQTAAGKMIFTKANPNGASEKGNRQPHSS from the coding sequence ATGATTCATCTCTATAAAGTACTCACGTCTCTATTCCTCTCCGGTATTACCTTTGCGGTAACACACAAACAAGCCGGAGATCTTTACTTAGCCGGTCCTATAGCCGGAGTTGTCCTGGTAGTTTCCTTAATTCTTCTTTATGGAGAATCCAACCTTTTTCCAAAGCTCAAAGCCGACGTGCTTTTCTGCGCGGGTCTCGGGACTCTTCTCGGTCTTGCAATCGCATGGTTTATAGGCGAGGTCGTTCACTTTGAAGAATTGAACGTTGCACTTTACTTTCTATTTGCGCTTTTCGGAATTCTTGCCGGAGTCTCTTTCGCGAAAGAACCCGGTCTTGGAATTTTCGGCGGTGGCGGCGGTTCCGGAAACGGATTCGGAGTAGGAATCGAAAAGGAAGAAGTAAGAGATAAGATTCTCGATACTTCGGTTGTGATCGACGGAAGAATTTTAGACATCGCCGATACGCACTTCTTGGACGGTCCGTTGATTCTTCCTAACTTCGTATTGAGAGAGATCCAACTTATCAGCGATTCTTCCGATCCGATCAAAAGAGCAAGAGGAAGAAGAGGCCTTGAGATGTTGAACAAACTTCAACGCAAAGGTTCCATCGAAGTAAAAATCACTTATAAGGATTATTCCGATACCCGTGAAGTCGATGCGAAGTTGATCAAACTCGCAAGAGATACCGGCGGAAAAATCGTTACCAACGACTTTAACCTAAACAAGGTTGCGGAATTGCAGGGCGTAAAAGTTCTCAATTTGAACACTCTTGCGAATGCGTTGAAACCGGTCGTTCTTCCCGGTGAGGAACTTGGAATTCAAGTCATCAAGGAAGGAAAGGACGAAAATCAAGGAATCGGTTATCTCGAAGACGGCACTATGGTCGTAATCGAAAACGGCGGTCATCTCGTTGGAAAAGAAGTCAAAGTGACAGTAACTTCTATCATTCAGACCGCGGCAGGAAAGATGATCTTCACGAAAGCGAACCCAAATGGGGCTTCTGAGAAGGGAAATCGCCAACCTCATTCCTCTTGA
- the pckA gene encoding phosphoenolpyruvate carboxykinase (ATP) — protein sequence MQAQTQVKGLKELGLEPSEIFHNLSYDEIYEHEKKNGETVVSSNGTMMVDTGIFTGRSPKDKYFVDESSSNENIWWSHINFKVSEAIFDELYKKCVNYLSHKKLYVFDGYAGANPETRVSLRVVSEKAWQHHFCTNMFLRPSKEELAGLDPEFTIINACGIKNEKFKEHGMNSEVFVIFNLAKKICIIGGTEYGGEMKKGIFSVMNYKLPLQGILSMHCSANVGKDGDTALFFGLSGTGKTTLSTDPNRKLIGDDEHGWDDNGIFNIEGGCYAKVINLDPKTEPDIYEAIRKDALLENVVYDPQTKVVDYSSAAKTENTRVSYPIFHINNIQTPSKGDHPKTIIFLTYDAFGVLPPVSKLSIEQAMYHFLSGYTAKVAGTERGIKEPTATFSACFGAAFMTLHPTRYAKLLGEKMKKHNVRAYLMNTGLVGGSYGVGKRMNLPSTRKIIDEILNGNIEKSEFVTHPVFQMAYPKTINGVDTSILDPREAWADKAAYDETAKKLGEMFIKNFKQYAEGSKDFDFTAFGPKI from the coding sequence ATGCAGGCCCAGACTCAGGTAAAAGGCTTGAAGGAACTCGGACTCGAACCTTCTGAAATATTCCATAACCTTTCCTATGACGAAATTTATGAGCATGAGAAAAAAAACGGAGAAACCGTAGTTTCCAGCAACGGAACCATGATGGTAGACACCGGAATTTTTACCGGTAGATCCCCAAAAGATAAGTATTTCGTAGATGAATCTTCTTCCAATGAAAACATTTGGTGGAGCCATATCAATTTCAAAGTTTCCGAAGCGATCTTCGACGAACTTTATAAGAAATGTGTTAATTATCTGAGTCACAAAAAACTCTACGTTTTCGACGGTTACGCAGGTGCGAACCCGGAAACCAGAGTAAGTCTTCGTGTTGTTTCCGAAAAGGCTTGGCAACACCACTTTTGCACAAACATGTTCCTTCGTCCTTCTAAGGAAGAATTAGCAGGTCTTGATCCTGAATTTACGATCATCAACGCATGCGGTATTAAGAACGAAAAGTTTAAAGAACACGGAATGAACTCCGAAGTGTTCGTAATTTTCAATCTTGCAAAGAAGATTTGTATCATCGGTGGAACCGAATACGGCGGAGAAATGAAGAAAGGTATCTTCTCCGTTATGAACTACAAACTTCCTTTACAGGGAATTTTGAGCATGCACTGTTCCGCAAACGTCGGTAAAGACGGTGACACCGCTCTTTTCTTCGGTCTTTCCGGAACCGGTAAAACCACTCTTTCTACGGATCCGAATCGTAAACTGATCGGTGATGACGAGCACGGTTGGGATGACAATGGAATCTTCAACATCGAAGGCGGTTGTTACGCGAAGGTAATCAATCTTGATCCTAAGACCGAGCCGGACATTTACGAAGCGATTCGTAAAGACGCTCTTCTTGAGAACGTGGTTTACGATCCTCAAACGAAAGTTGTGGATTATTCTTCCGCCGCAAAAACGGAAAACACGCGCGTTTCTTATCCGATCTTCCACATCAACAATATCCAAACTCCTTCTAAAGGAGATCATCCGAAAACCATTATATTCTTAACTTATGATGCGTTCGGAGTTCTTCCTCCCGTTTCCAAACTGAGCATCGAACAAGCGATGTATCACTTCCTTTCCGGTTATACTGCGAAGGTTGCGGGAACTGAAAGAGGAATTAAGGAACCGACTGCGACTTTCTCAGCATGTTTCGGCGCCGCGTTTATGACTCTTCACCCGACCAGATACGCAAAATTGCTCGGTGAAAAAATGAAGAAACATAACGTAAGAGCTTACCTTATGAACACCGGTCTTGTCGGCGGATCTTACGGAGTCGGAAAGCGTATGAACCTTCCTTCTACTCGTAAAATCATCGACGAGATTTTGAACGGAAACATCGAGAAGTCCGAGTTCGTGACTCACCCGGTTTTCCAAATGGCATATCCTAAAACGATCAACGGTGTTGATACTTCTATCCTCGATCCAAGAGAAGCTTGGGCCGACAAAGCGGCTTATGACGAAACCGCTAAGAAGTTGGGAGAAATGTTCATTAAAAACTTTAAGCAGTATGCTGAAGGTTCTAAGGACTTCGACTTTACCGCTTTCGGTCCAAAAATCTAA
- a CDS encoding phasin-related domain-containing protein, with amino-acid sequence MEKEIKEALNFAIGAAKSLREQADSILLKVEKEFKELASKGAQDQSEVANNLRKYIEEALHSVEGVAGQVNSKVEEVKSKVGQGVSSAKATLNGASKSKADSTTKQ; translated from the coding sequence ATGGAAAAAGAAATCAAGGAAGCGCTTAACTTTGCGATTGGAGCGGCGAAATCTCTCCGTGAGCAAGCTGACAGCATTCTCCTTAAAGTTGAAAAAGAATTCAAGGAACTTGCATCCAAAGGAGCTCAAGATCAATCCGAGGTTGCAAACAACCTTAGAAAATATATCGAAGAAGCTCTTCATTCAGTTGAAGGTGTTGCAGGTCAAGTCAACTCTAAGGTAGAGGAAGTTAAGTCGAAAGTTGGCCAAGGCGTTTCATCTGCAAAAGCTACTTTGAACGGTGCTTCAAAGTCTAAAGCAGACTCTACCACTAAACAATAA